One region of Caldisericum sp. genomic DNA includes:
- a CDS encoding class I SAM-dependent methyltransferase, whose amino-acid sequence MVVKIANITSQKKVLDIGTGTGNLARRFLACSATVVGLDQSEKMLAVARKKIGNDPRVEFYRVPDAFLQIPYPDNSFDVVASTYAFHHIPHHAKSSAIREMLRRVLKPGGVLVLGDLMFKDEEAEKNALNQYEWLEEEYFERIDELRSIFKELGMKLSAQQFTPVTWVVWTVKEKVHIS is encoded by the coding sequence ATGGTGGTGAAGATTGCAAATATCACTTCTCAAAAGAAAGTTCTTGACATAGGAACCGGAACAGGAAATCTTGCCAGGCGTTTTCTTGCATGTAGTGCTACAGTTGTCGGTTTAGATCAGTCAGAAAAAATGCTTGCTGTAGCAAGAAAAAAGATAGGTAATGACCCAAGAGTAGAGTTCTATCGTGTTCCCGATGCGTTTTTACAAATCCCCTACCCTGATAATTCTTTTGATGTAGTAGCAAGCACTTATGCTTTTCATCATATACCGCACCATGCAAAATCCTCAGCTATCCGTGAAATGCTTCGACGAGTACTCAAGCCTGGAGGAGTTTTGGTATTGGGAGATCTGATGTTCAAAGACGAGGAAGCAGAGAAGAACGCCTTGAATCAGTATGAATGGCTTGAAGAAGAATATTTTGAGCGAATTGATGAACTTCGTAGTATATTCAAGGAGTTAGGAATGAAATTAAGTGCACAGCAGTTCACTCCCGTCACTTGGGTTGTTTGGACTGTTAAAGAGAAGGTTCACATATCTTAG